In the Candidatus Polarisedimenticolia bacterium genome, GTGCGAGGTGCCACATCCGGCTGGCGATCGCCGAGTTCCAGACAGGCCTGACCGCGGCCGACGCCCCTCTCGATCGCTACGCGCGCGGGGAGGTCACTGCCATGACGTCCGGGCAGAAGCGCGGCGCGCTCCTGTTCTTCGGTAAGGCGGGGTGCGTCTCCTGCCACGCGGTCGCCGGCCCGGCGAACGAGATGTTCAGCGACTTCCGGCCCCACCGCATCGGCGGACCGCAGGTCGCCCCCGCGTTCGGGGTCGGGAGCGGCAACGTCATCTTCGACGGGCCTGAGGAGAACGAGGACTTCGGCTTCATGCAGACGGAGGGGGACCCGGCGCTGCGCTACATGTTCCGCACGGCCCCCCTGCGCAACCTGAAGGTCTCCCCGGGCTTCTTCCACAACGGGGCCTTCGGAAGCCTGGAGGCGGCGATCGCGCACCACCTGGACCTCGATCGCTCGCTCCGCCGCTACGATCCGGCGGCCAACAATCTGCCGTCCGATCTCCACCCCGGCCCGTTCAAGGGGATCCTGCAGGCCGGCATCGACCCCTCGCTGCAGAAGCCGATCCGGCTGAGCGACGACGAGCTCGGTGATTTGGTGGAGTTCGTTCGCGACGGGCTGTTCGACGCGCGCGTTCTGGACTTCTGCGATCGCCTGCCTGATTCGGTCCCGAGCGGGCTTCCCCTGCAGCTGTTCGAGGGGTGCCCCTGATCGTCCCCGAGTCGCCTGGCCGACACCCGCTTAGGGCGCATCCTGGGCTTCCATCGCCCCGAAGAACGCCTCGATATGCGGCAGGAGGCCGTGGCCCTTCCAGATGCGCCGCACGGTCGATGGGCTCAGACCATACGCGGCGGCCATGGTCCGGACACTCCAGCGGCCCGCCGGCTGGGGGATCGTCTCGCGGGTCGCTCTGACGATCGAGTCCACCAGCCCCGGGGGGATGCGGTGGGGGCGGCCCCGGCGCGGGGCCTCGTGCAGGAGCGTCTCCGCGCCCCCAGCCTTGAAGCGCGCGCGCCATTGGATCACCGTGGGACGCGAGACGCGCAGGCGTCGCCCCACCTTCCGGTTCGAGATTCCCTCGGCTGACGCGAGCACGATGCGGGCCCGGGTGACGACCCGTCTGGACAGGTCACGTGATCGGGCCATTCTCCGCAATGTCCGCCGCTGGGCAGCATCGATCACCAGACGAGGAGCCGGGTTCCACATGGCTCGACCCTACCCGACGGAGGAATAATTGTCAATAAATTTATGAAACAGGATTGCATCGGCCCAGCCCCCCTGGCGGTTTCCTGTTGCCGGGAAGCTCCCTCCGTCGTATAACAGAAGCCTTGGGGCGCAGGACGCCGGCCCCGAAAACGGAGGATCGCGTGAGTCACCTTTGCCGCCGGCCCGTGGTCTGGCTGATCCTCGGGCTCGTCTCGCTGCTTTCCGCCCTGCCTGCGCGCGCCGTGGAGCCGGGGGTGGACATCGCCGCCCCCCGCGTGGTCACCTCGGTCGTCAATGCCGCGCTGGCGTTCGTCCCGGCAAACCCGGTCGTGGAGCAGGGGGATTACGTGCGCTGGCAGAACATCGGCCTGGGGTCGCACACCTCGACCAGCGGGCCGACCTGCGGGGTGACCGACGGGCGGTGGGATTTTCCGCTTGGCGCCGGAGTCGTGACCCCTGCGCGGCAGTTCATTGAGCCCCCCATGACCATTCCCTACCACTGCACGCCGCACTGCCTGCTCGCCATGACGGGCACCGTGACGGTGACCGGGCTCATCGACCTCGCAGCGGCCCATTCCGGCGGCATCCTGACCCTGACCTGGTCCGGCGGAAGCGGACACTACCAGGTCGTGCGCAGCGACAACGCGCTCTTTGCCGGTGCCGGCACCCAAACCCTCGCCCCGGACGGAGGGGCCGACAGCGGGACCACATTCACCGATGGCCTGACGCAGCCGGCTGCGGGGAAGGCAGCTTTCTATCTGGTGATGAACCGGACTCTGAACTGATCCACTCGCCTCCTCGAACGGGCGTGGCGCGCCCTATCCGGATCTCGAGAAACGACGGAGACTCAAATCATGCGGAGATGGATCCCGATTTTCGTCGTTGTTGCGACGGCTTCGCTGCACGATGCTTCGATCATCGTGCGCGCCCACGGGGGCGCCGCAGCCGACGTCACTCTTGGGGGCGAAATCCTCGACCTGGCTTGTTACGTCGCCCATGGCGGCCGGGGCCCGGATCATCAGAAGTGCGCCCTGAAGTGTGCCGAGCAGGGGCAGCCGATCGGCCTGCTCGGATCCGATGGCAAGATCTACGTCCTGTTCGCCGACCATGCCGACGGGTCAGCGTACGGCAAGGCCCGGATGCTGGCGGGATCGAACGTCGAGATCAAGGGCGAGCCCGCCAGCAAGGGCGGCATCAACGGCCTGACCGTTCACGACGTCAAGAAACTCTAGCTTCCCACTGAGCCCTGCGAACCCGACGGCGCGCCTTGTCGGATAGTAGCGGCTCATCGCCTCGCCAGGAGGGCGCCGAGCGCGGCGAGCCGGCTGTGCGAGGCGAACGGCATGACCACCTCCGGGACCGGGGGAACTCAGGAGGCCCGATTCCAGCCGAAAAAAACCCCGGCCCCGCGATCGCGGGGCCGGGGGGTCTGTCGTCAAACCGGGAACCGCGCTGACTGCGGTTCCGCCCGCGCTCCTCGGCCTATGGGGCGAGGATCGGTTGCACGAGCGAGAAGTAGAAGGCGAACGCGCCGTCCACGGTGGCGTTGTCTTCGCCCGGACCGCTCGAGCAGACCTGGCTGGGGTTGAGGCCGCACGTCCCGCTGAGCTGCCCCACGATCTGACCCGTAGAATTGGCGATCGGCGAGCCGCTGCTGCCGCCATCGATCGCGCCCGTGATGTCGCGGCTGTAGATGCGCTCGCCGCGCGGCCAGCCGGAGCAGGTCGGCGCCGATGTGTCCACGTCGTGCTGCGAGTAGACCTGGGGACCGAAGTTCGGGTTGCTGACCCGGTAGAGATGGATCCCGTTGCTGTTGGCCACGGGTGTGGTGTTGTAGCCCAGCACCACGGAGCCCGACGGTGGGGCCGCGTTCAGGTGCAGCAAGCTGAAGTCCCCCTTCCGGCCGGTCTTCGAGACGGTCGACCCGCTCGTCTGGTACGGCCAGCCGGAGTTGCTCGGGCAGCTCGTGGCATTGCAGGACGAGGTGGCGAACCTCCAATAGAAGTTGACGTTTTGCGCGTTGCTGTTCTTGCTGACGCAGTGGTTGGCGGTCAGGAAGAAGTTGTCCTGGGACGGGTTGAGGTCGTTGATCAGGCCACCCGTGCAGGTGTAGATGAAGGCACCCTGGATCCACTCCATCTTGGCGACGGCGAGCTTCAGGTCGGGAGCGGGGGCTGTATTGACGCAGGTCGCATCGACGATGCAGGCGGCGTTGCCGCAGGGCCAGCCCGGAGGGGGCGGCGCCTGGGGGGTGATGTCGAGGCTGCCGGCGAAGGACGGCGTGATCAGGCCGGCCTCGACGACCCGGAAGGTGACGTCGCGCAGGGAACGCTCGGCCGAAGGACCCGCGACGCGAAGCTGCAGGATGGCCTCGGTCGCGAAGATGGTCTCGGTCCAGAATTCCCCCGTGCCGTTTCGGCCGGTGTCTGTGTAGGGTCCGAACGCCTGGCCGTCGCGGCTGTAGAAGTAGAGCTCGGCGCCGCGGGGAAGGGACATGTCCTCGATGTGCAGGCGGATTGCCCCCGCACCCTCGGCCGTCACCAACGCCGCCCAGGCGTATCCGCCGTCCGACGTCCGCTGCGCCAGCCCGCTCGTCCCGCGGCCGGGCTGCCGATCCTGCGGTCCGCGGCTCAGTCCGTACAGCTCGAGTCCCGGGGCGAGAGCCTTCACCAGGCCGATCTTGAGCGGCACCGAAGCCCGCGCATCCCTTTCGATCGCGGCGACCTCATCCGGGGTGAGGCGAATCCGGAGCTCCCGGTCCATCGCGGCCGCGGGGAGCTCGGCGCCCAGCCGTCGGCTCAGCTCGGCCTGCTGCTGCAGGTGCTCCTCGGCGGTGAAGCCCTCGGTCACGTATCGCATGGGGGCTTCGGCGTACGGGCCGGCGGTCACCGGTGAGGTCCAGGCGACGGCCACGAATACGGCGACCAGCAGGGACAGGAGCGAGAGGCCTACGTACCGTCGTGTCGCACCGGTTGCGTTTGCCATCTGGCACACTCCTTTCAGTGGGTGGGGACCTCGTTGGGGTGGGAGAACGGACTGCGGGCCCGGCACCGGGCGGGTCCCGTGGATCCGATGCTGGAAGCGCCGCAGGCACTGTTTTGATGAGGCCTCGACGACGAGGGAATGATGCGCAGCTTGGATCGCGCGGAATGGCGGATCGAAAACAGATGACCTGGCGGCACAGGGCACCTCTTCGATGGAATGGTCGTCACCTTACTCCAGGCCCATCCCCCCTTGTCAAGACCCCCTGGAGCAATTCTTGAGGCGTCAGTTGATCAATCCGCGATACCGCCCTCCTGGCGCCGGCGCGGCGGAGCGCGCGCGCCTGAAAGGTCGTCGCGACGCCGATGACCGCGAGACCGGCGGCCCGCGCCGCCTGTATCCCCCCGGGAGAGTCCTCGATCGCCACGCAGCCACCCCCGCGGGGCAGTCCCAGCCGGCGCAGGGCGAGCCGGTAGCCGTCGGGGGCTGGCTTGGGCCGCCTGACATCCTCCGCCGCCACGATCACGCGGAATGCGCCTTCCAGGCGGGCCCGACGCAGGACCGCGCGGATCTCGATCCGGGTCGCCCCCGAGACGATGGCCACCGGGACGCGGCGGGCCACCTCGCGCACCAGCCGCACGGCGCGCGCGCCGATGCGGACCCCTGCCGCCAGGCGGCGGTAGGCGCCCCGTTTCTCGCGCAACAGCCTCGTCAGGGGAAGGTTCGTCCGCCCCGCGTCCTTCAGGATGGCTTCGAGCGCCGTGCGGTCGTCGAAGACCAGATAGCGCGCGTTGTAGCGGGCGCGGGGCAAAGCGATTCCGTATTGCCACACCACCTGCCGGAAGGCGCGCCAGTGGTACGTCTCGTCGTCCACCAGCACGCCGTTGAAGTCGAACAGGACGGCGCGCGCGGCGGCCTCCCTGCCGGCGCCCGGACCCCGACGCGCTCCGCCGTCGCGCGCCTCGACCGACCGGCGGTGCGCCTCCAGTCCCTCCAGCCGGGCGAGGTGGCGCGCCGCCGGCGCCAGGCGCCGGGCCCCGGAGGCGGAGACCTGCTGCACGGTCGTCACCCTGAGAAAGCGCAGGACGGACAGGCCGCCGGTCGCGCGGGCCCCTCCCGCCGTCGGCAGGATGTGGTTCGGTCCGGCGACGTAGTCGCCGAAGGCCACGGCCGAGAATCCCCCCAGGAAGAGGGAGCCGTAGTTGTGCAGCAGCGGCACGAGCCGCCGCGGCGAGGCGGTCTGGATCGACAGGTGCTCCGGGGCGACGCGGTCCGCCTGGCGGCAGGCCTCCTCGATCGACCGGCACGAGCGCACGCGCAGGTTCCGGAGGGCCGCGGTCGCCGCATCCCGGTTCGGGCTGCCGGCCGGCAGGAGGCGGGTCAGCCGGCGGATCGCGCGCAGGAACCTGCCGGCCACGCCAGCCCCCAGGACGACCAGCCAGAGACGCGCATCCGGGTCGTGCTCCGCCTGAGCCAGGAGGTCGGACGCCGCCCAGTCGGGGTCGGCCGTCCTGTCCGCGATCACCAGGAGCTCGCTAGGGCCGGCATGGAAATCGATCCCGACCCGGCCGGCCACCAGGCGCTTGGCGGCGGCGACGTAGCGGTTGCCGGGACCGACGATCAGGTCGACCGTTGGGACGGTGCGGGTGCCGAACGCCATGGCGGCGATCGCCTGCGCTCCGCCGACGGCGAACACCCGGTCCACGCCGGCCACCTCCGCCGCCGCCAGGATCTCCGGGGCCGGGAGGCCGTCCCGACCCGGCGGCGTGCAGAGGACCACGCGGCGGCAGCCGGCGACGCGCGCCGGCACGGCCCCCATCAGGACGGTCGAGCAGAGGGGATGCCGGCCGCCGGGCACGTACACCCCGACGCTGTCGATCGGCACGAGACGTTGCTCCAAGTTGATCCCCTTTTCCCGGTGCCGGAAGGGGCGGAGGGAACGCTTCTGCATGCGGGCGAAGGCGGCGATCCGGCGCGCCGCCAGCCGCAGCGCCGCCCGGGTCGCCGCATCCACGCTTCGAGCGCCCCGGCGCCGTTCGGCGGCGGAGACTTCGATCGACGCGCGGCCGGCGCCGTCGAACCGGCGCGTCAGGCGGCGCAGGGCCGCGTCCCCCTCGAGGCGCACCTGCTCGAGAATCCGCGCCACGGCCCGGTCGGGCGCCTCCCTCATCGGTGCCGTCCCCGCAGCTCCGCCTCGACCTCGTCGAGCCCGATCCCCTCCGCCTCCATCAGCACGGTGGCGTGATAGAAGAGATCGGCCAGCTCCCAGACGAGGTTTCCCCGGTCGGACGCGGAGGCGACCTCGTCCGCCTCCTCGCGCACCTTGGCCCGCAGCAGCCCCGGATCGGCAAGCAGCCGCGCCGTGTAGGAGCCGGGCGAGGCGCCGGCCGGCTCGCGGCCCGCATCCCCGGCCGCGCGGCGCGACCCGGCGGCGAGGCGCGACCCGAGGACGTGGCGCGAGGCGACGATGCGGCGCAGCGCCCGGATGTCGAAGCCCGCTCCCTCGCCGAAGCAGGTCGGCCGGCCGGAGTGGCAGGCCGGACCCGTCTGCCGCACGGTGAAGAGCAGGGCGTCGGCGTCGCAGTCGTAGCGCACTCGCAGGAGCTCCTGCGTGTGGCCGGAGGTCTCCCCTTTGCGCCACAGCGCCCGGCGCGACCGGGAGTGGTAGACCCCCCGTCTCTCGGCGAGCGCGGCGCGCAGCGACTCCACCGTGCTCCAGGCCAGCATCAGGACGCTTCCGTCCTGGTCGCGGGCGATGGTCGGGAGCGGACCGCGCGTCCAGTCCGGCAGGCTCGCCGTCGCCTCGTCGAGATCGAGGCGCCCCGTGTACAGCGCCATGCCGACCTGCACGTCGACGCCCAGGCGATGCAGCCCCCGCACGTCCTCGATGTCCCTCACTCCCCCGGCCACGGTCAGCGGGAGGGAGGTCGACCTCTGCAGCTCGCGCACGGGATCGAGGGGCGTTCCCTCGAGCGTCCCCTCGACCTCCACCTGGGTGAACAGGAACCCGGAGCAGTAGGCCTCCAGGCGCCGCGCCCGATCGCACGGGGTCTCTCCCGTGTCGCGCCGCCATCCCTGGTCGACCGTGCGGCCCTGGCGCGCGTCGAGCGCCACCATCAGCCAGTCGGGCGGGAAGCGCTGCAGGAATCCGGGTTCGGCCGCCGTCCCGAGGATGACGCGGGTGGCCCCCGCCTTGATCAGGTCGACGACGTCCGCTTCGCGTCGGACCCCCCCGCCGACGCGGCAGGGGGCGGCGCGGCACAGGCGCCGCACCAGCTCGCGGTTGTCGTCGCGACCGAACGCGGCGTCGAGATCGACGACCGCGACCTCGCCATGGAAGGCGAAACGCCGGGCCAGGTCGAGCGGGTCCTCGGACGACTCGAGGAGGCGCTCCGTGCCGCGGCGCAGCTGCACCGCGCGCCCCCCCATCAGGTCGATGCTCGGGATGATCATGGTCTGGCTCGCGCCCGGGCGGTCGATCTCACAGCCGCACCCTGACGCCGGCGAGACGCAGGGCCTCCTTCGCATGCCTGATCGACACGCTCCCGTCGTGGAACATGGAGGCCGCGAGCGCCGCGTCGGCTTCTCCCTCCCGAAGGACACGAGCCATGTCGAGGGGCGTGCCGGCGCCCCCCGAGGCGATGACCGGAAGGCGCACGGCGCGGGCCACCCGGCGCGTCAGATCCGTATCGTAGCC is a window encoding:
- a CDS encoding helix-turn-helix domain-containing protein, which codes for MARSRDLSRRVVTRARIVLASAEGISNRKVGRRLRVSRPTVIQWRARFKAGGAETLLHEAPRRGRPHRIPPGLVDSIVRATRETIPQPAGRWSVRTMAAAYGLSPSTVRRIWKGHGLLPHIEAFFGAMEAQDAP
- a CDS encoding trypsin-like peptidase domain-containing protein, which translates into the protein MANATGATRRYVGLSLLSLLVAVFVAVAWTSPVTAGPYAEAPMRYVTEGFTAEEHLQQQAELSRRLGAELPAAAMDRELRIRLTPDEVAAIERDARASVPLKIGLVKALAPGLELYGLSRGPQDRQPGRGTSGLAQRTSDGGYAWAALVTAEGAGAIRLHIEDMSLPRGAELYFYSRDGQAFGPYTDTGRNGTGEFWTETIFATEAILQLRVAGPSAERSLRDVTFRVVEAGLITPSFAGSLDITPQAPPPPGWPCGNAACIVDATCVNTAPAPDLKLAVAKMEWIQGAFIYTCTGGLINDLNPSQDNFFLTANHCVSKNSNAQNVNFYWRFATSSCNATSCPSNSGWPYQTSGSTVSKTGRKGDFSLLHLNAAPPSGSVVLGYNTTPVANSNGIHLYRVSNPNFGPQVYSQHDVDTSAPTCSGWPRGERIYSRDITGAIDGGSSGSPIANSTGQIVGQLSGTCGLNPSQVCSSGPGEDNATVDGAFAFYFSLVQPILAP
- the hisD gene encoding histidinol dehydrogenase, whose protein sequence is MREAPDRAVARILEQVRLEGDAALRRLTRRFDGAGRASIEVSAAERRRGARSVDAATRAALRLAARRIAAFARMQKRSLRPFRHREKGINLEQRLVPIDSVGVYVPGGRHPLCSTVLMGAVPARVAGCRRVVLCTPPGRDGLPAPEILAAAEVAGVDRVFAVGGAQAIAAMAFGTRTVPTVDLIVGPGNRYVAAAKRLVAGRVGIDFHAGPSELLVIADRTADPDWAASDLLAQAEHDPDARLWLVVLGAGVAGRFLRAIRRLTRLLPAGSPNRDAATAALRNLRVRSCRSIEEACRQADRVAPEHLSIQTASPRRLVPLLHNYGSLFLGGFSAVAFGDYVAGPNHILPTAGGARATGGLSVLRFLRVTTVQQVSASGARRLAPAARHLARLEGLEAHRRSVEARDGGARRGPGAGREAAARAVLFDFNGVLVDDETYHWRAFRQVVWQYGIALPRARYNARYLVFDDRTALEAILKDAGRTNLPLTRLLREKRGAYRRLAAGVRIGARAVRLVREVARRVPVAIVSGATRIEIRAVLRRARLEGAFRVIVAAEDVRRPKPAPDGYRLALRRLGLPRGGGCVAIEDSPGGIQAARAAGLAVIGVATTFQARALRRAGARRAVSRIDQLTPQELLQGVLTRGDGPGVR
- the hisE gene encoding phosphoribosyl-ATP diphosphatase; its protein translation is MIIPSIDLMGGRAVQLRRGTERLLESSEDPLDLARRFAFHGEVAVVDLDAAFGRDDNRELVRRLCRAAPCRVGGGVRREADVVDLIKAGATRVILGTAAEPGFLQRFPPDWLMVALDARQGRTVDQGWRRDTGETPCDRARRLEAYCSGFLFTQVEVEGTLEGTPLDPVRELQRSTSLPLTVAGGVRDIEDVRGLHRLGVDVQVGMALYTGRLDLDEATASLPDWTRGPLPTIARDQDGSVLMLAWSTVESLRAALAERRGVYHSRSRRALWRKGETSGHTQELLRVRYDCDADALLFTVRQTGPACHSGRPTCFGEGAGFDIRALRRIVASRHVLGSRLAAGSRRAAGDAGREPAGASPGSYTARLLADPGLLRAKVREEADEVASASDRGNLVWELADLFYHATVLMEAEGIGLDEVEAELRGRHR